In Elusimicrobiota bacterium, the following are encoded in one genomic region:
- a CDS encoding HRDC domain-containing protein, with the protein MKLKVFTLRLNSGTGRFDESGLDEFQLGKDVIEATEHFIVHERAPTLILVVRYREVAENLRASSEAPRKDWRGELDPAGQRIYDEMRLWRGRTAKREGMPPYLILNNRELAELAMKRPVSLAQLREINGIGEAKSQRWGEEMLAVLAKLGAAAAGSEVENLVENRGGGGVILRGFCRFTAFHPLGEDPQGYPLAYRKIPQARPLHHFFAHR; encoded by the coding sequence ATGAAGCTTAAGGTATTTACGCTGCGCCTAAATTCAGGAACTGGCAGGTTCGATGAAAGCGGCCTGGACGAGTTCCAGTTGGGCAAGGATGTGATCGAGGCGACGGAGCATTTCATTGTCCATGAGAGAGCTCCGACGTTGATCTTGGTTGTGCGTTACCGCGAGGTGGCGGAGAACCTGCGCGCCTCGTCAGAGGCGCCGCGCAAGGATTGGCGCGGTGAACTCGACCCCGCGGGACAGCGAATCTACGATGAGATGCGGCTGTGGCGAGGCCGCACGGCCAAGCGCGAAGGCATGCCGCCTTACCTTATCCTCAACAACCGCGAACTGGCCGAGTTGGCAATGAAACGGCCGGTGTCGCTCGCGCAATTGCGCGAGATCAATGGAATCGGCGAGGCGAAATCGCAGAGATGGGGCGAGGAGATGCTGGCCGTGCTGGCAAAGCTGGGCGCTGCGGCAGCCGGCAGCGAGGTAGAAAACCTCGTCGAAAATCGGGGGGGGGGGGGGGTAATCCTTCGTGGCTTCTGTCGATTTACCGCTTTTCATCCATTGGGAGAAGACCCTCAAGGATATCCTCTTGCGTACCGAAAAATTCCCCAAGCGCGTCCGCTTCACCATTTCTTCGCGCATCGATAA
- the avd gene encoding diversity-generating retroelement protein Avd yields MASVDLPLFIHWEKTLKDILLRTEKFPKRVRFTISSRIDNLTLDILEKIIEARYSKDKTAALSQASIALEKLRVLLRVSHEERYLDRRGFEHVSRHIDEAGRMLGGWMRSRNLP; encoded by the coding sequence GTGGCTTCTGTCGATTTACCGCTTTTCATCCATTGGGAGAAGACCCTCAAGGATATCCTCTTGCGTACCGAAAAATTCCCCAAGCGCGTCCGCTTCACCATTTCTTCGCGCATCGATAATCTGACGCTCGACATCCTAGAGAAAATCATCGAGGCGCGCTACAGCAAGGATAAGACAGCGGCATTATCGCAAGCTAGCATCGCGCTGGAGAAGCTCAGGGTCCTCCTGAGGGTCAGCCATGAAGAACGCTATCTCGACCGCCGCGGCTTCGAGCATGTTTCGCGCCACATTGATGAAGCGGGACGGATGTTGGGCGGTTGGATGCGCAGCCGCAATCTCCCATGA
- a CDS encoding SUMF1/EgtB/PvdO family nonheme iron enzyme, whose product MKREGHLFGRVADFHSLCAAVRRAARGKGSSHSAAEFVFGMEREVLKLQREILDGSYRPRPYRTFYISDPKPRTISAADFRDRVAHHSLCAVLEPLFERVAIFDSYACRLGKGSHAAARRAQAFGRRFGRFLKLDIRKFFETADHEVLKIGLRRLVKDAKLLELTSRIIDHGAPGSAPGKGLPIGNLTSQHFANFYLASLDHFIKEKLRVPGYLRYMDDFLLFADSKRFLSEGRQSIQEFVGNDLKLSIKSEATVHAPVSEGIPFLGLRIWPRLVRLDGSNKRRLISALRAGTKSLTSGELEEDLVSSLRSRLGHAEHADTLNFRRSLGELCESRSGSNTGSNRVIRGGSWSNDARNLRSANRNNDGPGDRWNNVGFRLVSSRPTAGCLASTDARPAPRT is encoded by the coding sequence ATGAAACGAGAGGGCCATCTCTTCGGGCGCGTGGCGGACTTTCATTCGCTTTGCGCGGCGGTCAGGCGCGCCGCTCGCGGCAAGGGTTCATCTCATTCAGCGGCGGAGTTTGTCTTTGGCATGGAGCGCGAGGTTCTGAAGCTTCAGCGGGAGATATTGGACGGCAGTTATAGGCCAAGGCCCTACAGGACCTTCTACATATCCGACCCCAAGCCCAGGACGATCTCGGCCGCGGATTTCAGGGATCGGGTGGCGCATCACTCCCTCTGCGCGGTTCTGGAACCTCTTTTTGAGCGTGTCGCGATCTTCGATAGCTACGCCTGCCGTCTAGGCAAGGGTTCTCACGCGGCCGCGCGGAGGGCTCAGGCCTTCGGTCGGCGCTTCGGCCGATTCCTCAAGCTCGATATCCGCAAATTCTTCGAGACGGCGGACCATGAAGTCTTGAAAATCGGTTTGAGGCGTTTGGTCAAGGATGCCAAGCTTCTTGAGCTGACCAGCCGCATCATCGACCATGGCGCGCCAGGCTCGGCGCCGGGCAAGGGGCTTCCAATAGGGAATCTGACGAGCCAGCATTTTGCGAACTTTTATCTTGCGTCTCTCGACCATTTTATAAAGGAAAAGCTTCGCGTACCTGGCTACCTGCGTTATATGGACGATTTCCTGCTGTTCGCGGATTCGAAGCGGTTCCTGAGCGAGGGGCGCCAGAGCATTCAGGAATTTGTGGGCAATGACCTCAAGCTCAGCATCAAATCAGAGGCGACCGTCCATGCCCCGGTCTCTGAGGGCATTCCCTTTCTGGGCTTGCGAATCTGGCCGCGGCTTGTCCGTCTGGATGGGTCAAACAAGCGGAGATTGATAAGCGCGTTGCGCGCGGGGACCAAAAGCCTTACCAGCGGCGAACTGGAGGAGGATTTGGTTTCGTCTCTTAGGAGCCGCTTGGGCCATGCCGAACATGCGGACACGCTCAATTTCAGGCGTTCGCTTGGAGAGTTATGCGAATCTAGGTCGGGGAGCAATACAGGCTCGAACCGCGTCATCCGTGGCGGGTCCTGGAGCAACGACGCCAGGAACCTGCGGTCCGCCAACCGCAACAACGACGGCCCGGGCGACCGCTGGAACAATGTCGGGTTCCGCCTTGTGAGCTCACGCCCAACGGCCGGA